From Pseudomonas poae, the proteins below share one genomic window:
- a CDS encoding DUF2025 family protein, translating into MRITSELICQAADQLHGFVGLNRKTGQYIVRFSEDSFGMDVADDGIIPTAEFVWLPAPEQTMTLSRERIQLLLDQNIDDRINISEPLRVYMRRVEIPQISALRSLVS; encoded by the coding sequence ATGCGCATTACTTCCGAGCTTATCTGCCAGGCCGCCGACCAACTCCATGGTTTTGTCGGCCTGAACCGCAAGACCGGCCAGTACATCGTACGTTTCAGCGAAGACTCCTTCGGCATGGACGTGGCCGATGACGGCATCATCCCCACCGCTGAGTTTGTCTGGCTGCCGGCCCCCGAGCAAACCATGACCCTGTCCCGCGAGCGCATCCAGTTGCTGCTCGACCAGAACATCGACGACCGCATCAACATCAGCGAACCGCTGCGCGTGTATATGCGGCGTGTGGAAATTCCACAGATCAGTGCGTTGCGCAGTCTGGTGAGCTAG
- a CDS encoding CTP synthase, producing the protein MTATALHLALIGDYNPDVTAHQAIPVAVQQAADTLGLTVHLHWLDTDTLTAVAELQGFDGFWCVPASPYRDTEGALRAIRFAREQRRPFLGTCGGFQHAVLEYARNVLGWADAEHGELAPNAERAVIAPLSCALVEASGTVRLAPYTRIAEAYGRLDIEEGYRCSYGVNREFADALLERELIPSGHDSAGELRAMELLDHPFFVATLFQPERAALQGITPPLAIALLKACQEQSA; encoded by the coding sequence ATGACCGCCACCGCCCTGCACCTCGCCTTGATCGGCGACTACAACCCCGACGTGACCGCGCACCAGGCCATTCCCGTTGCGGTGCAACAGGCCGCCGACACCCTCGGCCTGACGGTGCACCTGCACTGGCTCGACACCGACACCCTCACCGCAGTTGCTGAACTGCAAGGCTTCGACGGCTTCTGGTGCGTCCCCGCCAGCCCCTACCGCGACACCGAGGGTGCCCTGCGCGCCATCCGCTTTGCCCGCGAGCAACGGCGACCTTTCCTCGGCACCTGCGGCGGTTTTCAACACGCAGTGCTGGAATATGCCCGCAATGTGCTGGGCTGGGCCGATGCCGAACATGGCGAACTGGCGCCCAACGCTGAACGCGCAGTGATCGCGCCACTGAGCTGCGCCCTGGTTGAAGCCTCAGGCACCGTGCGTCTGGCGCCCTACACGCGTATCGCCGAGGCTTACGGCCGTCTCGACATTGAGGAAGGCTACCGCTGCAGTTACGGCGTAAATCGCGAGTTCGCTGACGCATTGCTGGAGCGCGAGCTGATTCCCAGCGGCCATGATTCGGCGGGGGAGTTGCGCGCCATGGAGCTGCTCGACCATCCGTTCTTCGTCGCCACCCTGTTCCAGCCGGAACGCGCCGCGCTTCAGGGCATTACCCCGCCCCTGGCGATTGCCCTGCTCAAAGCGTGTCAGGAGCAATCGGCATGA
- a CDS encoding PepSY domain-containing protein, whose protein sequence is MKTLTALFAATALTLTAGLAQADVRPDQIEGLLKSGAVMPFDKLNAAAVAKHAGANITDTELDHNNSGVLVYEVDLTDTAGKRFEVKLDAKTGAVLEDKQDT, encoded by the coding sequence ATGAAAACCTTGACCGCACTGTTCGCCGCTACCGCCCTGACCCTGACCGCCGGCCTGGCCCAAGCGGATGTTCGCCCGGATCAGATCGAGGGCCTGCTCAAGTCCGGCGCCGTAATGCCGTTCGACAAACTCAACGCTGCCGCCGTGGCTAAACATGCCGGTGCGAACATCACCGACACCGAGCTGGACCACAACAACAGCGGCGTACTGGTCTACGAAGTCGACCTGACCGACACCGCCGGCAAGCGCTTTGAAGTGAAGCTCGACGCCAAGACCGGCGCCGTGCTGGAAGACAAACAAGACACTTGA
- a CDS encoding glycerophosphodiester phosphodiesterase family protein, translating to MPVTFSKSALLLALALGLGQAQAADPISPAELATNEGIPYPAVIAHRGASYDAPESTAAAYKVARDLGADYLEMDLQRSKDGVLFALHDNNLQRTTDVATKFPDRKDAPANEFTWKELQTLDAGSWFNAAYPDRARPGFVGLKIQSLDDIIKIAEGNPQHKPGLYIETKEPKQFPGIEADLKNKLLDKGWLSSAGSKLGKSNTGVGQGKGRVVLQTFETASLKELQKEMPNTPKILLLWVGPGSIEPKSTQTFAESGEPTKAAYYAKQAPKDAAEFEKWVDEAKSLGAIGTGPSAELTDHGDQSYTDLVKPEMNKLTHDKGLLVHVYTVDEPVDFDKVMKAGVDGIFTNRAAELLKFYKRWPSSSVQDLLNDHKY from the coding sequence ATGCCTGTCACGTTTTCCAAGAGCGCCCTGCTGCTCGCACTGGCGCTCGGCCTCGGCCAGGCACAGGCTGCCGACCCGATCAGCCCGGCTGAATTGGCGACAAACGAAGGCATCCCCTACCCTGCCGTGATCGCTCACCGTGGGGCTTCCTACGACGCGCCGGAGTCCACCGCCGCCGCCTACAAGGTCGCACGCGACCTGGGCGCCGACTACCTGGAAATGGACCTGCAGCGCAGCAAGGACGGCGTCCTGTTCGCCCTGCACGACAACAACCTGCAGCGCACCACCGACGTGGCCACCAAGTTCCCCGACCGCAAGGACGCCCCGGCCAACGAGTTCACCTGGAAAGAGCTGCAAACCCTCGACGCCGGCAGCTGGTTCAACGCCGCCTACCCGGACCGTGCGCGCCCAGGCTTCGTCGGCCTGAAAATCCAGAGCCTGGACGACATCATCAAGATCGCCGAAGGCAACCCGCAGCACAAACCCGGCCTGTACATCGAAACCAAAGAGCCCAAGCAATTCCCGGGCATCGAAGCCGACCTGAAAAACAAGCTGCTGGATAAAGGCTGGTTGAGCTCCGCCGGTTCCAAGCTGGGCAAGAGCAACACCGGCGTCGGCCAGGGCAAAGGCCGTGTGGTGCTGCAAACCTTCGAGACTGCCAGCCTCAAAGAGCTGCAGAAAGAAATGCCGAACACCCCGAAAATCCTGCTGCTGTGGGTCGGCCCAGGCAGCATCGAGCCGAAATCCACGCAAACCTTCGCCGAATCCGGCGAACCGACCAAGGCCGCCTACTACGCCAAGCAAGCGCCGAAAGACGCCGCCGAGTTCGAAAAATGGGTGGACGAAGCCAAGAGCCTCGGCGCCATCGGCACCGGCCCGTCGGCCGAGCTGACCGACCACGGCGACCAAAGCTACACCGACCTGGTGAAGCCTGAAATGAACAAGCTGACCCATGACAAGGGCCTGCTGGTGCACGTTTATACCGTGGATGAGCCAGTGGACTTCGACAAGGTGATGAAGGCCGGCGTCGACGGCATTTTCACCAACCGCGCCGCCGAGCTGCTGAAGTTCTACAAACGCTGGCCGTCGTCCAGCGTGCAAGACCTGCTGAACGATCATAAGTACTGA
- a CDS encoding antibiotic biosynthesis monooxygenase has protein sequence MIANTPTPPYYAVIFSSLRTEGDQGYGQAANRMLELAREQPGFLGVESAREDGLGITVSYWTSEAAILAWKQQADHRAVREQGRATWYSAFQTRVCKVERAYAFTSE, from the coding sequence ATGATCGCCAACACACCCACCCCGCCCTACTACGCAGTGATTTTCAGCTCACTGCGCACCGAAGGCGATCAAGGTTACGGCCAGGCCGCCAACCGTATGTTGGAACTGGCACGCGAACAACCGGGGTTTCTCGGCGTGGAATCGGCGCGGGAGGATGGTCTCGGGATCACCGTGTCGTACTGGACCAGCGAGGCCGCGATCCTGGCCTGGAAGCAGCAGGCCGACCACCGTGCGGTGCGCGAGCAAGGGCGCGCCACCTGGTACTCGGCGTTTCAAACGCGGGTGTGCAAGGTGGAGCGGGCTTACGCCTTCACCAGCGAGTAA